The sequence below is a genomic window from Desulfobulbaceae bacterium DB1.
CGGCAGCGCTCCGCCGGTCATGCCGCTGCCCGCTCCCCGCGGCACCACGGCAAAGGGGGTGGCGTTGGCCAGTTTCATGATGGCGCTGATTTGGGCTGCGTCGCCGGGGAAGGCGACCGCCTCCGGAGGAAATTCCCTGCCCGTGCCGTCATAGGAGTAGCAGAGCAGGTCTTCCGCTGTGGTGGTCAGCTGGTCCTGTCCGACGATGGCGCGTAATCTGTTGATGGTTTCCCGTTTCATGGCATTGCCAATCCCTGCTGAAAAATGTACTATTGTCATCCGGTGATGGGGCCGTCCGGCTCCTTGTTCTATTTAACCGATAATCGACCGAACCGGTCAACTTTTATAGAGGGGAAGGAAAGCGTATGGTGCAAAAATTGCGAATTGCCTTGCTGGCAGGGGGGAAGTCCGGCGAAAGGGAGGTTTCCCTGGCTGGGGCGAAAGGGGTGATGGCTGCCCTGGATAAAGAAAAGTACAGTGTGACCCAGTATGATCCGGCCACTGATCTGGCCCGGCTTGCGGCCGACGCGGCGGCGCTTGATGCAGCCTTTGTCCTGCTGCATGGACCCTTGGGGGAAGACGGCTCCATGCAGGGCTTTCTCGATCTGCTTGGTCTGCCGTATCAGGGATCGGGGGTGCTGGGCAGCGCACTGGCCATGGACAAGAATCTTGCCAAAATTCTTTACCGCCAGGCGGGGCTGCGGGTGGCGGAATGGCGCATGGCGTCGCCGAAGGATGTGGAACATCCCGGACTTCTTGCCGATGGATTGCGGTTCCCGCTGGTGGTGAAACCGGTGCGTCAGGGGTCGAGTCTGGGAATGAGTATTGCCCATGATGCGAAGCAACTGGCGGTCGGTTTGGAAAAGGCCTTTGTCTTTGATAAGGAAGTAATGGTGGAAGAGTTTGTCCGGGGCCGGGAAGTGACCGGCGGAGTTTTGG
It includes:
- a CDS encoding D-alanine--D-alanine ligase; the protein is MQKLRIALLAGGKSGEREVSLAGAKGVMAALDKEKYSVTQYDPATDLARLAADAAALDAAFVLLHGPLGEDGSMQGFLDLLGLPYQGSGVLGSALAMDKNLAKILYRQAGLRVAEWRMASPKDVEHPGLLADGLRFPLVVKPVRQGSSLGMSIAHDAKQLAVGLEKAFVFDKEVMVEEFVRGREVTGGVLGNDDLEALPLVEIIPGKEYPFFDYQAKYTAGATREICPADLPEVITVKAQQAALAAHRVLRLRGYSRTDMIVSDEGEVFVIETNTIPGMTPTSLLPQAAAAAGIDFPSLLDRLLGLALQGK